A window from Citrus sinensis cultivar Valencia sweet orange chromosome 5, DVS_A1.0, whole genome shotgun sequence encodes these proteins:
- the LOC102622946 gene encoding mitochondrial import receptor subunit TOM7-1 — translation MSSRITLKTKGKSVKGAKDSEKSRADCLKEWSTWAMKKAKVITHYGFIPLVIIIGMNSDPKPQLYQLLSPV, via the coding sequence ATGAGTTCAAGAATAACACTTAAGACTAAAGGCAAGAGTGTGAAGGGAGCAAAAGATTCAGAGAAATCAAGAGCAGATTGTTTGAAAGAGTGGAGCACTTGGGCCATGAAAAAGGCTAAAGTCATCACTCACTATGGCTTCATTCCTCTTGTCATCATCATCGGCATGAACTCTGACCCCAAGCCCCAGCTCTATCAGCTCCTCAGCCCCGTGTGA
- the LOC102623236 gene encoding uncharacterized protein LOC102623236, with amino-acid sequence MEKQPSLAPPSQSSSRELQCVGRLEIVQPKPVGFLCGSIPVPTDKSFHDAAFNSALVPSSDTVSAPRYRMLPTETDLNRPPLVPNLPEKVLPIGSVQSKATGDPSWEGGAIASNLSRKCEALAVSGLVEYGDDIDVISPTDILKQIFKIPYSKARLSISVHRVGQTLVLNYGADVEEGEKLIRRHGNQSKCADQSLFLNFAMHSVRMEACDCPPTHQSPSERQTNSSVLPGRDASNFVGQTEDVARKEGSGHFSEYPKVQQDSSIWDSRKNKRNKNHDPVKKASHVGEKPRCSIQESEKHRRVGNDGFLRVLFWQFHNFRMLLGSDLLLFSNEKYVAVSLHLWDVARQVTPLTWLEAWLDNVMASVPELAICYHENGVVQGYELLKTDDIFLLKGVSDDGTPAFHPHVVQQSGLSVLRFLQENCKQDPGAYWLYKSAGEDVIRLFDLSVIPKNHSSSACDDSTSSLPQIHRGRSDSLFSLGTLLYRIAHRLSLSMASDNRAKCARFIKKCLDFLDEPDHLVMRAFAHEQFARLILNYEEDLELTSESLPVECKITVTNAEEESMDPFSSFSESDVHDKGLLIVEDELSQAGMAMQDLVSEASMKMTLDENVSAPTSRKLIAPGDPEFRDQERGLPSSSADESFAVCRMSPTSTNVIETVADPISSKLAAVHHVSQAIKSLRWKRQLQSSEPEFINQNIRVGDTLPSPNFSVCACGDADCIEVCDIREWLPTSKLDNKLWKLVLLLGESYLALGQAYKEDGQLHQALKTVELACSVYGSMPQHREDTKFISSMTKGSLSPIVFTDRRKMTGSFVGDMKEVNSSSNDGCLNSEQLSSAYLFWARAWTLVGDVYVEFHMIKGKEISIQAERKPSTRELKMSSEVVKEVQRLKRKLGQYQNCSSCFLVNCSCQSDRASSGSSASSSSGDKVSIAYGRKHNKRSHAKSASYSLQGDPADSFLNCKDENTKSLDNGNLQLNRGDGTLMGASNVISEKLEDLNATNSKRVEHTSGTHDVESKVSTQVEFASRDKPKVKNGGIFKYLEDPVVGDAENNLSSALSCYEEAVKALGGLPTVSAELQSVLKKKGWVCNEMGRIRLERKEMEKGEHAFANAINAFKEVSDYTNIILINCNLGHGRRALAEEMVSKVESLKIHTIFQNMYKQALETAKLEYCESLRYYGAAKLQLNSLVEEAGSVSNSLRMEVHTQFAHTYLRLGMLLAREDTTAEVYETGAGEDISVPCEGRTRKELRKHEVSANDAIREALSLYESMGDLRKQEAAYAYFQLACYQRDCSLKFLESDHKKNNLPKGENSFVHRVRQYASLAERNWQKAMDFYGPRSHPTMYLTILMERSDLSFRLSCFLHSNAMLETALSCLLEGRHISESCSESLSTNGSKVCAKFWNQLQMLLKKMLATTISTSTNKSSPIGQSNPSVRSADAGKLRELYKMSLKSTELSELPAMHALWTSQ; translated from the exons ATGGAAAAACAACCGTCACTGGCGCCGCCGTCACAATCTAGCTCGAGAGAGCTGCAGTGCGTGGGAAGATTGGAAATCGTACAGCCGAAACCCGTAGGTTTTCTCTGCGGTTCAATTCCGGTACCGACGGACAAATCTTTTCACGACGCCGCCTTTAACTCCGCCCTCGTGCCCTCTTCCGACAC tgtgaGTGCTCCTCGGTATCGGATGCTGCCAACGGAGACGGACCTTAATAGGCCGCCGCTTGTGCCGAACCTTCCGGAAAAGGTGCTTCCTATTGGTTCCGTACAGTCCAAGGCAACTGGAG ATCCAAGTTGGGAAGGTGGTGCTATTGCATCTAATCTTAGTAGGAAATGTGAAGCCCTCGCCGTGTCTGGTCTGGTCGAATATGGGGATGACATAGATGTGATTTCTCCAACTGACATTTTGAAGCAAATCTTTAAAATACCATATTCCAAGGCTCGATTATCAATTTCAGTTCACCGTGTTGGACAGACTCTTGTGCTGAATTATGG GGCTGATGTTGAAGAAGGAGAGAAATTGATCAGAAGACATGgaaatcaatcaaaatgtGCAGatcaatctttatttttgaactTTGCTATGCATTCAGTTAGAATGGAGGCTTGTGACTGCCCACCAACTCACCAATCTCCATCTGAGAGGCAAACAAACTCATCTGTTCTTCCTGGGAGAGATGCATCCAATTTTGTGGGACAGACTGAAGATGTTGCTAGAAAGGAAGGATCAGGACATTTTTCAGAGTACCCAAAGGTCCAACAGGATAGCTCCATTTGGGACAGTAGGAAgaataagagaaataaaaatcatgatCCTGTTAAAAAGGCCTCACATGTTGGCGAAAAGCCTAGATGCTCGATTCAAGAGTCTGAAAAACATAGAAGAGTTGGTAATGATGGATTTTTGAGGGTTTTGTTTTGGCAATTTCACAATTTTCGGATGCTTCTGGGTAGCGACTTACTTCTCTTCAgtaatgaaaaatatgttgCTGTGAGCTTGCATTTATGGGATGTCGCACGACAG GTCACTCCTTTGACTTGGCTTGAAGCCTGGCTTGATAATGTCATGGCAAGTGTGCCTGAGTTGGCAATTTGTTATCATGAGAATGGTGTTGTTCAGGGCTATGAGCTTCTGAAAACAGATGACATATTCTTACTAAAAGGTGTCTCTGATGATGGCACTCCTGCTTTTCATCCTCATGTTGTCCAACAAAGTGGTCTTTCAGTATTGAGGTTTCTTCAAGAAAACTGCAAGCAAGATCCTGGTGCTTATTGG CTATATAAAAGTGCTGGCGAAGATGTAATTCGACTTTTTGATCTCTCTGTTATTCCTAAGAACCATTCTTCAAGTGCTTGTGATGACAGCACTAGCTCCCTGCCTCAAATTCATAGAGGAAGAAGtgattcattattttcattggGGACTCTACTGTACCGCATTGCTCACAGACTTTCGCTTTCAATG GCATCTGATAATAGGGCAAAGTGTGCAAGGTTCATAAAGAAATGTTTGGATTTTCTGGATGAGCCCGATCATTTG GTTATGCGTGCGTTTGCCCATGAACAGTTTGCAAGgcttattttgaattatgaGGAAGATCTGGAATTAACTTCTGAATCTCTTCCTGTAGAATGCAAAATAACTGTTACTAATGCTGAAGAAGAATCCATGGACCCTTTCAGTAGCTTCTCTGAATCAGATGTCCATGACAAGGGCCTGTTGATTGTGGAAGACGAATTAAGTCAAGCAGGAATGGCAATGCAAGATTTAGTATCAGAAGCTTCTATGAAGATGACTCTGGATGAAAATGTATCAGCTCCCACTTCCAGGAAATTGATAGCCCCTGGTGATCCAGAATTCAGAGATCAAGAAAGAGGTCTTCCAAGTTCCAGTGCTGATGAAAGCTTTGCTGTGTGTAGAATGTCTCCAACATCTACCAATGTGATTGAAACTGTTGCCGATCCAATCTCCTCTAAGTTAGCTGCAGTACACCATGTTTCACAAGCCATTAAATCTCTCAGATGGAAGCGCCAACTACAAAGCTCTGAACCAGAGTTTATTAACCAGAACATTCGTGTTGGTGATACGCTTCCATCTCCAAACTTTTCTGTTTGTGCTTGTGGTGATGCTGACTGTATTGAAGTTTGTGACATTCGAGAATGGCTTCCAACATCGAAACTGGACAACAAGTTGTGGAAACTTGTTCTTCTTCTGGGAGAATCTTATTTGGCGCTTGGACAAGCTTATAAGGAGGATGGTCAGTTGCATCAAGCTTTGAAGACTGTGGAATtagcttgttctgtttatgGATCAATGCCTCAGCACCGTGAAGACACAAAGTTTATTTCCTCAATGACTAAAGGCTCATTATCTCCAATAGTATTCACCGACAGAAGAAAAATGACTGGGTCATTTGTTGGTGATATGAAGGAAGTTAACTCAAGCTCTAATGATGGTTGTCTTAATTCTGAGCAATTATCTTCTGCTTACCTCTTCTGGGCTAGGGCATGGACACTGGTTGGAGATGTTTATGTTGAGTTCCATATGATAAAGGGTAAAGAAATCTCAATACAAGCAGAGAGAAAACCTTCTACCAGAGAATTGAAAATGTCTTCTGAGGTTGTCAAAGAAGTCCAAAGGCTTAAGAGGAAGCTTGGTCAGTATCAGAACTGCAGTTCATGTTTCTTGGTTAATTGCAGCTGCCAGAGTGACAGAGCCAGCAGTGGCAGCAGTGCTAGCAGTAGCAGTGGAGATAAGGTTTCTATTGCTTATGGCAGAAAACACAATAAGAGATCACATGCTAAGAGTGCCTCATACTCACTTCAGGGAGACCCTGCAGATTCCTTCCTTAATTGCAAGGATGAGAATACAAAGAGTCTTGACAATGGAAATCTGCAACTCAATAGGGGTGATGGCACACTTATGGGAGCTTCCAATGTTATTTCAGAGAAACTTGAGGATTTGAACGCTACTAATTCTAAAAGAGTAGAACATACTTCAGGAACACATGATGTAGAGTCCAAGGTGTCCACACAAGTGGAATTTGCTTCAAGAGATAAGCCCAAAGTGAAAAATGGTGGGATATTTAAATACCTTGAGGATCCTGTAGTTGGGGATGCAGAAAACAATCTCTCATCTGCCCTAAGTTGTTATGAAGAAGCTGTAAAGGCATTGGGTGGACTTCCTACTGTTTCAGCAGAGCTACAGTCTGttctaaaaaagaaaggaTGGGTTTGCAACGAAATGGGTCGTATCAggcttgaaagaaaagaaatggaaaaagGCGAACATGCTTTTGCAAATGCTATTAATGCATTCAAAGAAGTTTCTGACTacactaatattattttgattaactGTAACTTGGGCCATGGCAGACGAGCATTGGCTGAAGAGATGGTGTCAAAGGTTGAAAGTCTCAAAATACATACAATCTTCCAGAATATGTATAAACAAGCACTTGAGACTGCAAAATTGGAATACTGTGAATCTCTCAGATATTATGGGGCTGCAAAGTTGCAACTTAATTCTCTTGTCGAAGAAGCTGGTTCAGTGTCAAACAGCTTGAGGATGGAAGTACATACACAATTCGCTCATACATACTTGAGGCTTGGCATGCTTCTGGCAAGGGAGGATACAACTGCTGAAGTTTATGAAACTGGAGCCGGGGAGGACATATCTGTGCCTTGTGAAGGAAGAACCAGGAAAGAACTGAGAAAGCATGAGGTATCAGCAAATGATGCAATTAGAGAGGCATTATCTTTGTATGAATCAATGGGAGATTTACGCAAACAGGAGGCTGCTTATGCCTATTTTCAACTTGCTTGCTACCAGAGGGATTGCTCTTTGAAGTTCTTGGAATCAGatcataagaaaaataacttgccTAAAGGGGAAAACAGCTTTGTCCATAGGGTCAGGCAATATGCTTCCTTGGCTGAGAGGAACTGGCAAAAAGCTATGGACTTTTATGGTCCCAGGTCACATCCCACCATGTACTTGACTATTCTTATGGAGAGGTCGGATCTTTCATTCAGGCTTTCATGTTTCTTACACTCGAATGCG ATGCTGGAAACAGCTCTATCTTGCCTGCTTGAAGGACGCCATATATCTGAAAGTTGCTCTGAATCTTTGTCAACTAATGGTTCCAAGGTATGTGCCAAATTTTGGAACCAGTTGCaaatgcttttgaaaaaaatgctGGCCACAACAATCTCCACAAGCACAAACAAATCGTCTCCCATTGGGCAATCAAATCCTTCTGTACGGTCTGCAGATGCCGGAAAGCTGAGGGAGCTTTACAAAATGTCCTTGAAGTCTACAGAGTTAAGTGAATTACCAGCCATGCATGCATTGTGGACATCACAGTAA
- the LOC102623536 gene encoding subtilisin-like protease SBT3.17 yields the protein MQGRSRKNLLSSAVILWILIIEMAETTAPPQAESAVQIVYTERPQDEEPESFHLRILSSVLGSEEAAKDALLYSYKTAASGFSAKLTPQQVDEISKQPGVLQVVPSRTLQLHSGHGKLH from the exons ATGCAGGGAAGAAGCAGAAAAAACTTGTTATCATCAGCTGTCATTTTGTGGATTCTGATAATCGAAATGGCGGAGACGACGGCACCACCACAAGCTGAATCGGCGGTTCAGATCGTTTACACGGAGAGGCCACAGGACGAGGAGCCCGAGTCCTTCCACCTCCGTATCCTCTCCTCCGTCCTCGGCag TGAGGAGGCTGCAAAGGATGCTCTGTTGTACAGTTATAAGACGGCTGCCAGTGGATTCTCGGCTAAGCTTACTCCTCAGCAAGTTGATGAGATTTCCA AACAACCCGGTGTTCTTCAAGTTGTTCCGAGCAGGACACTTCAGCTTCATTCCGGACATGGGAAGCTGCACTAG